In one Saccharibacillus brassicae genomic region, the following are encoded:
- a CDS encoding ketoacyl-ACP synthase III has translation MTQIHSTARIAALGTYVPERRLTNDDLEALVETNDEWIVQRTGIRERRIAGEDEFTSHLCIRAVEDLLRRYPGALEGVDLVLAATTTPDYPFPTVSCLIQDAFKLPNAGTLDLSAACTGFTYALHLANGMITSRMHRKVLVVAGECMSKTIDYTDRSTCILFGDGAGAAVVEYSEEGAFLAAHMGSDGSGGLHVYRAGMSDTLNGQPLDGNGKVVQNGREVYKWAVRTVPEGVQQLHASLPEGTPAVDWFIPHSANLKMIDSISEKAGFTKDKTLTSAEYYGNTSAASIPLALQLGIDAGKVKRGDLLAMYGFGAGLTHLGLVVRW, from the coding sequence GAAGCGCTGGTCGAGACCAACGACGAATGGATCGTTCAGCGAACCGGCATTCGGGAAAGACGGATCGCCGGCGAGGACGAATTCACTTCGCATCTCTGCATAAGAGCTGTGGAAGATTTGCTGCGGCGTTATCCGGGCGCGCTCGAAGGCGTCGATCTGGTGTTGGCCGCCACGACAACGCCCGACTACCCTTTTCCTACCGTCTCCTGCCTCATCCAGGATGCGTTTAAGCTGCCCAACGCCGGTACGCTGGATCTGAGCGCGGCCTGCACCGGCTTTACGTACGCGCTCCATCTGGCCAACGGAATGATCACCTCGCGTATGCATCGCAAAGTGCTCGTCGTAGCCGGAGAATGCATGAGCAAAACGATCGATTACACCGACCGCAGCACCTGCATCCTGTTCGGCGACGGAGCCGGCGCGGCAGTCGTCGAATACAGCGAAGAAGGCGCCTTTCTCGCGGCCCACATGGGCAGCGACGGGAGCGGAGGCCTGCATGTGTACCGCGCCGGTATGTCCGATACGTTGAACGGACAGCCTTTGGACGGCAACGGGAAAGTCGTGCAAAACGGACGCGAAGTGTACAAATGGGCCGTTCGCACCGTTCCGGAAGGCGTTCAACAGCTGCATGCCTCCCTGCCGGAAGGCACGCCGGCGGTTGACTGGTTCATTCCCCACAGCGCCAACCTGAAAATGATCGATTCGATCTCCGAAAAAGCGGGCTTTACCAAAGACAAAACGCTAACAAGCGCCGAATATTACGGAAACACTTCAGCCGCATCGATTCCTTTGGCTCTTCAGCTCGGTATCGACGCGGGCAAAGTCAAACGGGGCGACCTGCTTGCGATGTACGGATTCGGAGCGGGACTGACCCATTTGGGGCTTGTTGTTCGATGGTGA